In Methanobacterium veterum, a single genomic region encodes these proteins:
- the upp gene encoding uracil phosphoribosyltransferase: protein MLKVVEHAVVQKNLTRIRDKNIDRVHFRQGIIEIGRLMGYEYANTLEKEPVTVNTSLGVAEGIKIKDIDNIVVVSVLRAAIPLVEGISQVFKEAEYGVIGAWRSEEPPFNAKIDYIKLPDLENKIVIVADPMLATGHTLNAILNEIKKRGTPKKIVIFSVISAEPGIAKIFKNHPEIEIYTCSVDEKLNQDGYIVPGLGDVGDLCFGKPCL, encoded by the coding sequence ATGTTAAAAGTAGTTGAGCATGCAGTTGTACAGAAAAATCTCACCAGAATAAGGGACAAAAATATAGACCGCGTCCATTTCAGGCAGGGAATTATTGAAATTGGACGGTTAATGGGATACGAATATGCAAATACTTTAGAAAAAGAGCCTGTAACTGTAAATACCTCTCTGGGAGTTGCAGAAGGCATCAAAATTAAAGACATTGACAACATAGTAGTTGTAAGTGTTTTAAGGGCTGCAATTCCCTTGGTTGAAGGAATATCCCAAGTATTTAAAGAGGCAGAATATGGGGTTATCGGCGCCTGGAGGAGTGAAGAACCGCCATTTAATGCAAAGATAGACTATATTAAACTGCCAGATTTAGAAAATAAAATTGTGATAGTTGCAGACCCCATGCTTGCAACAGGCCACACATTGAATGCTATTTTAAATGAAATTAAAAAGAGGGGCACGCCTAAAAAAATTGTAATTTTCAGTGTTATCTCAGCAGAGCCGGGAATAGCAAAAATATTCAAAAATCATCCTGAAATTGAAATATACACCTGTTCAGTTGATGAAAAGCTCAACCAGGATGGCTATATTGTTCCAGGTCTTGGAGATGTTGGAGATCTGTGTTTTGGGAAGCCGTGTTTATAA
- a CDS encoding tRNA (cytidine(56)-2'-O)-methyltransferase, whose amino-acid sequence MKINVLRLDHRQKRDARITTHVCLTARAFGADGVILNGDEDTKLMENVKDVAKRWGGQFKVDYKKNYENLIDEWKNNGGEVVHLTMYGSQVHEVVSDIRKSPKDKLVVVGGSRVPTKVYKEADWNVSVTSQPHSEVSSLAVFLHMLFEGKELDKEFEGGKMKVIPTAEGKRVIINDNEEEKIE is encoded by the coding sequence GTGAAAATCAATGTTTTAAGACTTGACCACAGACAAAAAAGAGATGCACGAATAACAACCCACGTTTGCCTGACAGCAAGAGCTTTTGGAGCGGACGGAGTAATCTTAAATGGAGACGAAGATACAAAACTCATGGAAAACGTCAAAGATGTTGCTAAACGTTGGGGTGGTCAATTTAAAGTAGATTATAAAAAGAATTATGAAAACCTCATAGATGAATGGAAAAACAATGGTGGAGAAGTAGTTCACCTCACAATGTACGGGTCTCAGGTCCATGAAGTTGTAAGTGATATTAGAAAATCACCAAAGGACAAGCTTGTAGTGGTTGGAGGTTCAAGAGTCCCTACCAAAGTATATAAAGAAGCCGACTGGAATGTTTCTGTAACTTCGCAGCCCCATTCAGAAGTATCATCCCTTGCAGTCTTTTTGCACATGTTATTTGAAGGAAAAGAGCTGGATAAAGAATTTGAAGGCGGCAAGATGAAGGTCATACCCACCGCTGAGGGTAAAAGGGTCATAATAAATGATAATGAAGAAGAAAAAATAGAATGA